Proteins encoded in a region of the Panicum hallii strain FIL2 chromosome 3, PHallii_v3.1, whole genome shotgun sequence genome:
- the LOC112883778 gene encoding uncharacterized protein LOC112883778, producing the protein MHLLHRSSMIGGGGGGGRALRRVGSSPRAPPPQTRRLLFSKSDSINKKRSATAKRSGTKQGSKRARLRAGLAAALQELRLAGRGRKHGGAGAVAGVSAGGACPGPGAAAALPVAAGADEGSASRATAGGGRRAGWPPLVLLLAVLALACVVALGRAPAVCCCTCAAWLCRGPSATPAGEHRRSVGAVQSHL; encoded by the coding sequence ATGCATCTTCTCCACCGGTCCTCCATGatcggcggcggaggtggtggcggcAGGGCGCTGCGACGGGTCGGCAGCTCCCcgagggcgccgccgccgcagacgCGCCGGCTGTTATTCTCCAAGAGCGACTCGATCAATAAGAAGAGGAGCGCCACCGCGAAGAGGAGCGGCACCAAGCAGGGGTCCAAGCGTGCGCGGCTGCGCGCGGGGCTCGCCGCCGCGCTGCAGGAGCTCAGGCTCGCCGGCCGCGGCAGGAAGCACGGCGGAGCCGGGGCGGTGGCCGGCGTCAGCGCCGGTGGAGCCTGCCCCGGCCCCGGCGCGGCGGCTGCTCTGCCCGTAGCCGCGGGCGCCGATGAAGGGTCGGCCAGCAGAGCAACGGCCGGCGGTGGCCGTCGCGCGGGCTGGCCGCCGCTGGTCCTGCTGCTGGCCGTGCTGGCCCTGGCGTGTGTGGTGGCGCTGGGCCGGGCGCCGGCGGTCTGCTGCTGCACCTGCGCCGCCTGGTTGTGCCGCGGCCCCTCTGCCACCCCCGCCGGCGAGCACCGCCGGAGCGTCGGCGCAGTGCAGTCTCATCTCTAA